From the genome of Vicia villosa cultivar HV-30 ecotype Madison, WI linkage group LG2, Vvil1.0, whole genome shotgun sequence, one region includes:
- the LOC131653714 gene encoding sugar transport protein 10-like isoform X2, whose amino-acid sequence MLGRKASMFTGGLFFLTGALLNGFAVNIEMLIIGRILLGFGVGYCNQSVPVYLSEMAPAKIRGALNMGFQMMITIGILGANIINYFTSNLESGWRISLGVGAVPAILLCIGSFFLGDTPNSMIERGQKEGAKKMLQKIRGIDNVDEEFQDLIDASEEAKKVEHPWKNITQSRYRPQLTFCSLIPFFQQLTGINVIMFYAPVLFKTLGFGSDASLMSAVISGGVNVVATFVSIFIVDKFGRKILFLQGGVQMFICQIVVGSMIAAKFGVNGEGSIKAYEANRLLFFICAYVAAFAWSWGPLGWLVPSEICSLEVRSAGQATNVAVNMLFTFVIAQVFLAMLCHLKFGLFFFFAGFVLIMTVFIFLFFPETNNVPIEEMNTVWKSHWFWTKFVSDVDVDVDHDHKLVA is encoded by the exons ATGTTAGGACGCAAGGCCTCAATGTTTACGGGTGGCTTGTTTTTTCTTACTGGTGCATTGCTTAATGGTTTTGCTGTCAATATAGAAATGCTTATCATTGGTCGTATATTACTTGGCTTTGGTGTAGGATATTGTAATCAG TCCGTTCCAGTGTATTTGTCTGAAATGGCTCCAGCAAAGATTAGAGGTGCACTCAACATGGGCTTCCAAATGATGATCACTATTGGAATCCTAGGGGCAAACATTATTAACTACTTTACTTCCAATCTTGAGAGTGGATGGAGAATTTCTTTGGGTGTCGGAGCTGTCCCTGCAATTTTGTTGTGTATAGGATCTTTTTTCTTAGGTGACACACCAAACTCTATGATTGAAAGGGGTCAAAAAGAAGGAGCTAAGAAAATGTTGCAAAAGATTCGTGGCATTGATAATGTCGATGAAgaattccaagatctaattgatGCTAGTGAGGAAGCCAAAAAGGTGGAACATCCATGGAAGAATATTACACAATCGAGATACAGACCTCAACTAACATTTTGTTCTCTCATTCCATTCTTTCAACAACTCACAGGCATCAATGTTATCATGTTTTATGCCCCTGTCCTTTTCAAAACTTTGGGCTTTGGAAGCGATGCTTCCCTCATGTCCGCAGTAATTAGCGGAGGTGTCAATGTTGTTGCTACTTTTGTTTCCATCTTCATTGTGGACAAGTTTGGAAGAAAGATTTTGTTTCTTCAAGGTGGTGTCCAAATGTTTATTTGTCAG ATTGTTGTTGGAAGCATGATTGCTGCTAAGTTTGGAGTTAACGGTGAAGGCTCAATTAAAGCTTATGAAGCTAATCGTCTTCTGTTCTTCATATGCGCGTATGTTGCCGCATTTGCATGGTCTTGGGGTCCATTGGGATGGTTAGTTCCAAGTGAAATATGCTCTCTTGAGGTTCGCTCTGCAGGTCAGGCTACCAATGTTGCTGTGAACATGTTGTTCACCTTTGTCATTGCTCAAGTTTTTCTAGCTATGCTTTGTCACTTGAAGTTTggacttttcttcttctttgctgGCTTTGTGCTTATAATGACAGTTTTCATTTTCCTGTTTTTTCCCGAGACAAATAATGTCCCAATTGAAGAAATGAATACAGTGTGGAAGTCTCATTGGTTTTGGACCAAGTTTGTTTCagatgttgatgttgatgttgatcATGACCATAAGCTCGTTGCTTAA
- the LOC131653714 gene encoding sugar transport protein 10-like isoform X1: MAGGVLVASKNGRQYEGMVTMFVLVTCLVAAMGGLLFGYDLGITGGVTSMEPFLVKFFPGVYKQMKDESGHESMYCKFDNELLTLFTSSLYLAALIASFFASTTTRMLGRKASMFTGGLFFLTGALLNGFAVNIEMLIIGRILLGFGVGYCNQSVPVYLSEMAPAKIRGALNMGFQMMITIGILGANIINYFTSNLESGWRISLGVGAVPAILLCIGSFFLGDTPNSMIERGQKEGAKKMLQKIRGIDNVDEEFQDLIDASEEAKKVEHPWKNITQSRYRPQLTFCSLIPFFQQLTGINVIMFYAPVLFKTLGFGSDASLMSAVISGGVNVVATFVSIFIVDKFGRKILFLQGGVQMFICQIVVGSMIAAKFGVNGEGSIKAYEANRLLFFICAYVAAFAWSWGPLGWLVPSEICSLEVRSAGQATNVAVNMLFTFVIAQVFLAMLCHLKFGLFFFFAGFVLIMTVFIFLFFPETNNVPIEEMNTVWKSHWFWTKFVSDVDVDVDHDHKLVA, translated from the exons ATGGCGGGTGGAGTTTTAGTTGCTTCAAAAAATGGAAGGCAATATGAGGGGATGGTTACAATGTTTGTTTTGGTCACATGTTTGGTGGCAGCCATGGGAGGTCTACTTTTTGGTTATGATCTTGGTATTACAGGAGGAGTGACTTCCATGGAACCATTCTTGGTTAAGTTCTTCCCCGGTGTTTACAAACAAATGAAAGATGAATCTGGACACGAGAGCATGTATTGCAAATTTGATAATGAGCTCCTTACTTTGTTCACATCTTCCTTGTATCTTGCAGCTTTAATAGCTTCTTTCTTTGCTTCCACAACTACAAGGATGTTAGGACGCAAGGCCTCAATGTTTACGGGTGGCTTGTTTTTTCTTACTGGTGCATTGCTTAATGGTTTTGCTGTCAATATAGAAATGCTTATCATTGGTCGTATATTACTTGGCTTTGGTGTAGGATATTGTAATCAG TCCGTTCCAGTGTATTTGTCTGAAATGGCTCCAGCAAAGATTAGAGGTGCACTCAACATGGGCTTCCAAATGATGATCACTATTGGAATCCTAGGGGCAAACATTATTAACTACTTTACTTCCAATCTTGAGAGTGGATGGAGAATTTCTTTGGGTGTCGGAGCTGTCCCTGCAATTTTGTTGTGTATAGGATCTTTTTTCTTAGGTGACACACCAAACTCTATGATTGAAAGGGGTCAAAAAGAAGGAGCTAAGAAAATGTTGCAAAAGATTCGTGGCATTGATAATGTCGATGAAgaattccaagatctaattgatGCTAGTGAGGAAGCCAAAAAGGTGGAACATCCATGGAAGAATATTACACAATCGAGATACAGACCTCAACTAACATTTTGTTCTCTCATTCCATTCTTTCAACAACTCACAGGCATCAATGTTATCATGTTTTATGCCCCTGTCCTTTTCAAAACTTTGGGCTTTGGAAGCGATGCTTCCCTCATGTCCGCAGTAATTAGCGGAGGTGTCAATGTTGTTGCTACTTTTGTTTCCATCTTCATTGTGGACAAGTTTGGAAGAAAGATTTTGTTTCTTCAAGGTGGTGTCCAAATGTTTATTTGTCAG ATTGTTGTTGGAAGCATGATTGCTGCTAAGTTTGGAGTTAACGGTGAAGGCTCAATTAAAGCTTATGAAGCTAATCGTCTTCTGTTCTTCATATGCGCGTATGTTGCCGCATTTGCATGGTCTTGGGGTCCATTGGGATGGTTAGTTCCAAGTGAAATATGCTCTCTTGAGGTTCGCTCTGCAGGTCAGGCTACCAATGTTGCTGTGAACATGTTGTTCACCTTTGTCATTGCTCAAGTTTTTCTAGCTATGCTTTGTCACTTGAAGTTTggacttttcttcttctttgctgGCTTTGTGCTTATAATGACAGTTTTCATTTTCCTGTTTTTTCCCGAGACAAATAATGTCCCAATTGAAGAAATGAATACAGTGTGGAAGTCTCATTGGTTTTGGACCAAGTTTGTTTCagatgttgatgttgatgttgatcATGACCATAAGCTCGTTGCTTAA
- the LOC131653715 gene encoding formin-like protein 3, protein MTKPGYVVVYVFLVCAMTKGGSEGKRWKHNDFHADHAGEKAEQVWRHCRKETIERSYGIKEFELRLLDETRRKRSKYLPPYMKQHFLDCLRNRNYPIPVSEEEGYLLKKHYESLFGLADRRRYLLSELPHNQTPPSPDSVPSSGSSPKLKNHVAAQTTSSPPTPEFPYHDFTLPPNVFVPFLPSPPPPPLPPRSLPPPSPLANFDQKEIIIAAVASGIIFLIGLFLCIREVRKRKKVDKDVRPLLVLSSSEMSGGSSQQSISFESNDMKEYGINYGMNPSTVTNLSIKQEGNNASLAEITSSDDKGQVPVSPLKHLPGRSDPEASPPPPPLPALAPRPPPPPKTARAPPAPPKPLEGRNLKSPLGPLRTKDDEESDTPKPKLKPFFWDKVVANPDQAMVWHEIRSGSFQFSEEKIESLFGCANQNRNERKKNSPSLEPSVQYIQIIEPKKAQNLSILLRALNVSTKEVIGALKEGNEIPVELIQTLLKMAPTTDEELKLRLFTGDVSRLGPAERFLKALVDIPLAFKRLESLLFMFTLPEEASSIKECFKILEVSCNKLRKSRLFQKLLEAVLKTGNRLNNGTYRGGAQAFRLDTLLKLADVKGTDGKTTLLHFVVHEIIRTEGIRAVRTEKASQSHSSMKTDDFVDESNRESEEHYRDLGLRVVSGLITELEDVKKAAVIDGDALTSAVLKLYNTLVKSEELLYTDLKNLEEDSEFQHSLANFVEKAREDVVWLIGEEKKITTGVKSTADYFHGNAGKDEGLRLFVIVRDFLVMLDKVCKEVQASTTKTLAPKGSPSSKKETPSSSPDKRQQSLSDMHRRLFPAIAERRIHDSSSSSSSSSSSDDDDDKMLPT, encoded by the exons ATGACAAAACCTGgttatgttgttgtttatgtCTTTCTTGTTTGCGCTATGACCAAAGGGGGTTCAGAGGGAAAGAGATGGAAACATAATGATTTTCATGCCGATCATGCTGGAGAAAAG GCAGAGCAGGTGTGGAGACATTGTAGAAAAGAAACGATAGAGAGGAGTTATGGTATCAAAGAATTTGAATTGCGTTTATTAGATGAGACGAGGAGAAAGAGATCGAAATATCTACCTCCCTATATGAAACAACACTTTTTGGATTGCTTAAGAAACAGAAACTATCCTATTCCTGTTTCGGAAGAGGAGGGGTATTTGTTGAAGAAGCATTATGAATCACTCTTTGGTTTAGCAGATCGACGTAGATATTTACTTTCAGAGTTACCGCATAATCAGACACCACCGAGTCCTGATTCTGTTCCATCATCCGGATCATCACCAAAACTGAAAAATCATGTTGCAGCACAAACTACTTCTTCACCTCCAACTCCTGAGTTTCCGTATCATGATTTTACACTCCCTCCGAACGTGTTTGTGCCATTTTTACCATCACCTCCACCACCACCACTTCCACCTCGTTCTCTTCCTCCTCCTTCTCCTCTTGCCAATTTTGATCAGAAGGAAATTATTATTGCTGCAGTTGCATCAGGAATTATATTCTTAATAGGCTTGTTCTTATGCATCCGCGAGGTGAGGAAGAGGAAAAAAGTTGACAAAGATGTCAGGCCTTTACTCGTATTAAGCTCAAGTGAGATGTCTGGTG GTAGTTCACAACAGTCCATAAGTTTCGAAAGTAATGATATGAAAGAATATGGTATTAACTACGGAATGAATCCTTCTACTGTTACGAATTTGTCCATTAAGCAAGAAGGCAACAATGCCTCACTGGCTGAGATAACATCATCAGATGACAAAGGACAAGTACCAGTATCTCCATTAAAACATCTTCCAGGAAGATCAGACCCCGAGGCTTCACCGCCGCCGCCTCCACTACCCGCTCTTGCACCTCGCCCTCCACCTCCTCCAAAAACGGCTCGGGCTCCACCTGCTCCTCCCAAACCATTGGAAGGTCGAAACCTTAAATCACCTCTAGGACCACTTCGTACTAAGGATGATGAAGAGTCTGATACTCCAAAACCGAAATTAAAGCCATTTTTCTGGGATAAGGTTGTAGCAAATCCTGATCAAGCCATGGTCTGGCATGAGATCAGATCAGGGTCATTCCA GTTCAGCGAAGAAAAGATAGAGTCTTTATTTGGCTGTGCCAACCAGAacagaaatgaaagaaaaaaaaattcgcCATCTTTAGAACCTTCTGTCCAGTACATTCAGATTATTGAACCCAAGAAAGCACAGAATTTATCAATTCTTTTACGTGCTTTGAATGTGAGCACAAAAGAAGTTATTGGCGCCCTTAAAGAAG GTAATGAGATTCCTGTTGAGCTCATCCAAACATTATTGAAGATGGCTCCAACAACAGATGAGGAATTGAAGCTAAGATTATTCACGGGTGATGTTTCTCGACTTGGCCCTGCAGAGAGGTTTCTCAAGGCCTTGGTTGATATTCCACTGGCTTTCAAACGTCTTGAGTCACTACTATTCATGTTTACACTTCCGGAAGAGGCTTCAAGCATTAAGGAATGCTTTAAAATATTAGAG GTTTCTTGCAACAAACTAAGGAAAAGCAGGCTCTTCCAAAAGCTATTAGAAGCAGTTCTAAAGACTGGAAACCGGTTGAACAATGGAACTTATCGTGGTGGTGCTCAAGCATTTAGGCTTGACACACTTTTGAAACTTGCAGATGTAAAAGGAACAGACGGTAAGACCACACTGTTACACTTTGTGGTTCATGAGATTATTCGTACAGAGGGCATAAGAGCTGTAAGAACAGAAAAAGCAAGCCAAAGCCATTCTAGTATGAAAACCGATGATTTCGTCGATGAATCAAATAGGGAATCAGAAGAGCACTATCGCGACCTTGGCCTTCGAGTTGTTTCAGGTCTAATCACTGAACTAGAAGATGTGAAAAAGGCCGCAGTGATAGATGGTGATGCTCTAACATCTGCAGTGTTGAAACTTTATAATACATTGGTAAAATCTGAAGAACTATTGTATACGGATCTGAAGAATCTAGAAGAAGATAGCGAGTTTCAACATTCCCTTGCAAATTTTGTGGAGAAGGCAAGAGAGGACGTGGTATGGTTGATAGGGGAAGAGAAGAAGATAACGACCGGGGTTAAGAGTACTGCAGATTATTTTCATGGGAATGCAGGAAAAGATGAAGGGCTGCGCTTGTTTGTGATTGTACGTGATTTCTTGGTAATGTTGGACAAGGTGTGCAAAGAGGTACAAGCATCGACAACGAAGACATTAGCTCCCAAAGGTTCACCTTCTAGCAAGAAAGAGACTCCTTCATCCTCTCCAGATAAACGTCAACAATCACTCTCTGATATGCATAGGAGACTATTTCCAGCCATAGCAGAGAGGAGAATACATGACTCTagttcctcatc